In the Carboxydothermus hydrogenoformans Z-2901 genome, one interval contains:
- the dsrA gene encoding dissimilatory-type sulfite reductase subunit alpha: MANEEKKTPLLDQLEEGRWPSFVKEIKKAAAKNKKAEALLGQLELSYREKKVHWKHGGIVGVKGYGGGVIGRYSDVPEQFPDAAEFHTIRVNQPAGWFYTTEALRKLCDIWEKYGSGLTNFHGSTGDAILLGTDTDKLQACFDELAEAGFDLGGSGSDLRTPSCCVGPARCEFACFDTLDVCHEITMEFQNELHRPMWPYKFKIKIAGCPNDCVASIARADLSVIGTWRDEIRVNQEEVKAYAEAGFDIQGMVVDKCPKKAVKYNAETREIVIDNESCTRCMHCINEMPRALRVGKEGGATLLIGAKAPIVKSAFMSWVIIPFMEMKPPYTELKDFIRTITDWWDENGKTRERIGETIYRLGMPKFLRDTGIKPVPQMVTAPRANPYYFWYPEEVK; the protein is encoded by the coding sequence ATGGCCAACGAGGAAAAAAAGACTCCTCTTTTGGACCAGTTAGAGGAGGGGCGTTGGCCCAGCTTTGTCAAGGAAATTAAAAAAGCTGCGGCCAAAAACAAAAAAGCCGAAGCGCTGTTAGGACAGCTTGAGCTTTCTTATCGGGAAAAGAAAGTTCACTGGAAACACGGCGGAATTGTGGGGGTAAAAGGTTACGGTGGCGGAGTTATTGGCCGTTACTCCGATGTTCCGGAGCAGTTTCCCGATGCAGCGGAATTTCACACTATTCGGGTAAACCAGCCAGCCGGTTGGTTTTACACTACCGAAGCATTGCGGAAACTTTGCGATATCTGGGAAAAATATGGCAGCGGTTTAACTAACTTCCATGGTTCGACCGGTGATGCAATTCTCCTGGGTACCGACACCGATAAACTGCAGGCTTGCTTTGATGAACTGGCAGAAGCCGGCTTTGACCTGGGAGGTTCCGGTTCGGACCTAAGAACGCCGAGCTGTTGCGTTGGTCCGGCCCGTTGCGAGTTTGCTTGCTTCGATACCCTTGATGTTTGCCATGAGATTACCATGGAGTTTCAAAATGAGCTTCACCGGCCGATGTGGCCCTATAAGTTTAAGATCAAGATTGCCGGCTGCCCCAACGATTGCGTAGCTTCTATTGCCCGGGCTGATCTCTCGGTAATTGGTACCTGGAGGGATGAAATCCGGGTAAATCAGGAGGAAGTAAAAGCATATGCCGAGGCCGGTTTTGACATTCAGGGAATGGTCGTGGATAAATGCCCGAAAAAAGCGGTGAAATACAATGCTGAAACCCGGGAAATTGTTATCGATAATGAGTCCTGCACCCGCTGCATGCATTGTATTAACGAAATGCCCCGGGCATTAAGGGTTGGCAAAGAAGGCGGTGCCACATTACTCATAGGTGCCAAGGCTCCGATTGTTAAGTCGGCATTTATGTCCTGGGTTATCATACCGTTTATGGAAATGAAACCGCCTTATACCGAACTTAAGGATTTTATCCGGACCATTACCGATTGGTGGGATGAAAACGGCAAGACCCGGGAGCGGATTGGCGAAACCATTTACCGTCTGGGTATGCCGAAGTTCTTACGGGATACCGGAATTAAACCGGTGCCGCAAATGGTTACAGCTCCTCGTGCTAACCCCTACTACTTCTGGTACCCAGAGGAGGTGAAGTAA
- the dsrB gene encoding dissimilatory-type sulfite reductase subunit beta, with protein sequence MARTDFGPPHYSTLIPDIIKENYGKWLYHEQIRPGVLKHVSETGAELYTVRVGSPRLASIDFIREICEIADKYSKGHLRFTSRHNIEFLLDDKEMVEPLLEELARRGLPVGGTGHSVSNIVHTQGWVHCHSAATDASGLVKSLMDGLYDYFVENKLPNMVRIAVACCLNMCGAVHCSDIAIVGIHRKPPRIDHEKLHKVCEIPSVIQSCPTGAIKPNPKLKSVEVNPDKCMYCGNCYTVCPAMPIADPENDGVAIFVGGKVSNARTAPKFSRLAIPYLPNNPPRWTETVEAVKHLLEVYAENALPGERYGEWIERIGWERFFKLTGLPFTEKHIDDFIFAPTTFRTTTQFNW encoded by the coding sequence ATGGCGAGGACTGATTTTGGACCTCCCCACTACAGTACGCTTATTCCTGATATTATTAAAGAAAATTATGGCAAGTGGCTGTACCACGAACAAATTCGTCCCGGGGTTTTAAAGCATGTTTCGGAAACCGGGGCCGAGCTGTATACGGTTCGGGTAGGGTCGCCAAGACTTGCCAGCATTGATTTTATCCGGGAAATTTGCGAAATTGCCGATAAATACAGCAAAGGGCATTTGCGCTTTACCAGTCGCCATAATATTGAGTTTTTACTGGATGATAAGGAAATGGTGGAGCCGCTTTTGGAGGAGCTTGCCCGAAGAGGCTTGCCGGTAGGAGGTACCGGACACTCGGTTTCCAACATTGTGCATACTCAGGGCTGGGTGCACTGTCATTCTGCGGCTACCGACGCTTCCGGCCTGGTAAAAAGTTTAATGGATGGGCTTTACGATTACTTTGTGGAAAACAAGCTTCCCAACATGGTCCGGATTGCTGTGGCCTGCTGTCTTAATATGTGCGGGGCCGTGCACTGTTCGGATATTGCTATCGTTGGTATTCACCGCAAACCGCCGAGAATCGATCACGAAAAGCTGCATAAGGTTTGTGAGATTCCCTCGGTTATTCAGAGCTGTCCGACCGGTGCCATTAAGCCAAATCCCAAGCTAAAATCGGTGGAAGTGAATCCGGATAAGTGTATGTACTGCGGCAACTGCTATACCGTTTGTCCGGCCATGCCAATTGCCGATCCGGAAAACGACGGGGTAGCCATTTTTGTGGGCGGTAAGGTTTCCAACGCCCGGACCGCTCCTAAGTTTTCCCGGCTGGCAATACCGTATCTTCCCAACAATCCGCCCCGGTGGACGGAGACGGTGGAGGCAGTAAAGCACCTTTTAGAAGTATATGCTGAAAATGCTCTGCCGGGTGAAAGATATGGCGAATGGATTGAGCGGATTGGCTGGGAGCGGTTCTTTAAACTGACGGGTCTTCCATTTACGGAAAAACATATTGATGACTTTATCTTTGCGCCGACCACCTTTAGAACCACTACTCAGTTTAACTGGTAA